One segment of bacterium DNA contains the following:
- a CDS encoding DNA methyltransferase, producing MRYDSICPITRRIPAARQEAKRHYGVHPYFTRRPYNVVRDYILHYSKEGDVVLDPFGGSGVTAVEAYLENRTGIHNDINPLANFIVESLVHLPDVSAGQAAAAFTHVEEQCRGVLKDMRATTRTPSLPPDILLPPNVPLPKNADVSTYHELFTLGQLRSLAVLKHAIDAIEGPAKSLLMLAWSGTLSRLNRTFISTNGRAESRGGSSIFSIYRYKVARRPVELDPWSVFQNRFRGVMAARRELVDAIEMKRSTKGWRGRFLCFSEDVVDLQRELKGKVDYIFTDPPYGGHISYLDLSCLWNVWLGMLPSGDARDKELIVGGERDFSEEHYTDQLYQSTVATFAMLKNRRWMSVVFQHWNVSYFRSILDAARDSGASLRAAVSQVGDPIWSMHKKKNRESVLAGELILTFFKGRTHGKTAAIMTKSVHLEGMVDEVLSELDHPVLYGEYLFNRIVVEAWRRGIIDELKVSKQEFAALLEERGWHYDQARHLWSRAGRSSDGPIWDEQEFRVADRGRS from the coding sequence ATGCGGTACGATAGCATTTGCCCGATCACGAGGCGAATCCCAGCCGCGAGGCAAGAAGCCAAACGGCACTACGGCGTCCACCCCTACTTCACTAGAAGGCCATACAACGTCGTGAGAGACTACATCCTGCACTACTCCAAAGAGGGAGATGTCGTTCTCGATCCCTTTGGAGGTTCCGGAGTCACTGCGGTTGAGGCATATCTAGAGAATCGCACCGGCATCCATAATGACATAAACCCGCTTGCGAATTTCATCGTCGAGAGCCTGGTGCATCTCCCAGACGTATCAGCGGGCCAGGCCGCAGCCGCATTCACCCACGTTGAGGAGCAGTGCCGCGGCGTGCTGAAAGACATGCGCGCCACGACACGAACTCCGTCTCTACCTCCGGATATCCTCCTCCCGCCAAACGTGCCCCTGCCAAAGAACGCGGATGTCTCGACGTATCACGAGCTCTTCACATTGGGGCAGCTTCGTTCGCTCGCGGTTCTCAAACACGCGATCGACGCCATCGAAGGTCCGGCCAAATCCTTGCTCATGCTGGCGTGGTCTGGAACGCTCTCCCGACTGAATAGGACGTTCATATCGACAAACGGGCGGGCTGAGTCCCGAGGAGGGTCCAGCATCTTCAGCATCTACCGGTACAAGGTGGCGCGACGTCCAGTAGAACTAGACCCGTGGTCCGTGTTTCAGAACCGATTCCGCGGAGTCATGGCAGCTCGAAGGGAGCTAGTAGACGCGATCGAAATGAAGAGATCGACCAAGGGATGGCGAGGCCGATTCCTCTGCTTCAGCGAGGACGTTGTCGACCTCCAGCGAGAACTCAAGGGGAAAGTCGACTACATCTTTACCGACCCACCATATGGCGGCCATATCTCCTACTTGGACCTATCTTGCCTGTGGAATGTGTGGCTGGGTATGCTTCCCAGTGGAGATGCGCGCGACAAGGAGCTTATCGTTGGAGGTGAGAGGGACTTCTCCGAGGAACACTACACTGATCAACTGTACCAGAGCACAGTGGCCACGTTTGCCATGTTGAAGAACAGGCGTTGGATGTCGGTCGTATTCCAACACTGGAATGTCTCCTACTTCCGGTCCATCCTCGATGCAGCCCGCGACTCGGGTGCGTCGCTCCGTGCAGCGGTATCACAGGTCGGTGATCCAATCTGGTCGATGCACAAGAAGAAGAACCGGGAATCAGTCTTGGCCGGCGAGCTCATTCTCACGTTCTTCAAGGGGCGCACCCATGGCAAGACTGCCGCCATAATGACTAAGTCTGTCCACTTGGAGGGCATGGTTGACGAGGTGTTGTCGGAGCTAGACCACCCGGTTCTATACGGGGAGTACCTTTTCAATCGCATCGTCGTTGAAGCTTGGAGAAGGGGCATCATCGATGAGCTCAAGGTCAGCAAGCAGGAATTCGCTGCGCTGCTGGAGGAGCGCGGGTGGCACTACGACCAAGCGAGGCACCTCTGGTCAAGGGCGGGCCGTTCAAGTGACGGTCCAATCTGGGACGAACAGGAGTTCCGTGTCGCCGACCGTGGGAGGAGTTAG
- a CDS encoding metal ABC transporter permease produces MSVFAAFSYPFMWWALAASLVLAGIHAYLGFHIVKRGVIFVDLSLAQMAAMGLAIAILLHLEEHPLANYLLPVGATLIGAVLFAWLRHLEHRVPLEAFIGIVFATAQAAVLLILEKAPSGTEHLKETLVGSIFTVEPSAVLKTAAIYAGIGLLHFLVRKPLFEITNNPGKAREQGRNLFGWDVLFYGTFGIVVTSSVRIAGVLLVFAFLVIPAVAGILASERTGVRLAVGWAFGFLCSIVGLLAAFSLNTPAAPTILVVLTLALSVHGALTPLIRKVLRANGGV; encoded by the coding sequence ATGAGCGTCTTCGCAGCTTTCTCCTATCCTTTCATGTGGTGGGCCCTGGCAGCCTCCCTGGTCCTGGCTGGAATCCACGCCTACCTCGGGTTCCATATCGTGAAGCGCGGCGTGATCTTCGTGGACCTGTCCCTGGCCCAGATGGCCGCCATGGGCCTGGCCATCGCGATCCTGCTCCATCTGGAGGAGCACCCCCTGGCGAACTACCTGCTGCCCGTGGGCGCCACGCTGATCGGGGCCGTGCTCTTCGCATGGCTGCGTCATCTCGAACACCGGGTGCCGCTCGAGGCCTTCATCGGAATCGTCTTCGCGACGGCCCAGGCCGCGGTGCTGCTCATCCTGGAGAAGGCTCCCTCGGGCACCGAGCATCTCAAGGAGACCCTGGTCGGAAGCATCTTCACGGTCGAGCCTTCAGCGGTCCTGAAGACAGCGGCTATCTACGCCGGAATCGGGCTGCTCCACTTCCTGGTCCGCAAGCCCCTGTTCGAGATCACCAACAACCCGGGGAAAGCGCGCGAACAGGGACGGAACCTGTTCGGCTGGGACGTCCTGTTCTACGGGACCTTCGGGATCGTCGTAACCAGCTCGGTGCGGATTGCCGGGGTGCTCCTGGTCTTCGCCTTCCTGGTCATACCGGCCGTGGCCGGGATCCTGGCCTCGGAGCGCACCGGGGTCCGTCTTGCCGTAGGCTGGGCCTTCGGGTTCCTGTGTTCCATCGTCGGGCTGCTGGCCGCGTTCAGCTTGAATACCCCTGCGGCCCCGACCATCCTCGTGGTCCTCACGCTGGCCCTGTCAGTCCACGGAGCCTTGACACCTCTGATCCGGAAGGTTCTCAGGGCAAACGGAGGAGTTTGA
- a CDS encoding PAS domain S-box protein: MPVRRNPKPKRTTPKPRRQDTILRALTESPTDTQILTLDRSYRYTSFNACHRQEMKKHHGVDIKRGMCPLSFMSVPQAREMMQWSMNRALAGESFTTVESRPGGVNWGEFDWNPVRTASGKVTGLTILVRNITRRKRVEAALAESELKYRSLFESSSDAIMLLTADKFFDCNPATLRVFGYSTREEFLGKHPADVSPPCQADGRDSRAAADEKIAIALREGRNHFEWLHQRADGSVFPADVLLTPMVFRGQRILQATVRDISDRKRTDAALADSEARYRRLVEDMGEGIGMTDIEERFSFANRAADELFGLPRGGLVGRKVLEFLDLKQADVVRQQTARRRNGETDTYNLDITRPDGTKRTTLVTASPQQDARGRFLGTFAIFRDVTERRQHRLQVEAERDRLRRILDAMPDGVYLVGQDCVIQYVNPALLSRAGPVNGRKCYEYLMGRPEPCPDCPNPKVLAGETTRREYTIPSGEITYDIQDVRVTGDDGRPARLVFLRDITERLRTETALRESESRFRQLANSLPQLVWTCAPDGPCDFLNEQWVEYTGIPAEPQLGFGWLEQLHPDDRGPTVAAWNAAVTSGSTFHVEFRIRRRDGEYRWFDTRAVRLSNAEGHTVKWFGTNTDITEHKLAELRERQHLDDTALLRDTAVGFIQLGRDADIYQYVADRLHRLIGKAYVIVNSYDEAADRFTVRAVAGIGARLETVLKVLGRNPIGTEFTLAQEHRPEYASEKLLRFEDGIRGLAYGQLRKGLARTIERTFDIGGTYAIGIHWRGRILGTLNFLMRRGAEVHDPEAVEAFVNQAAIAIQHRRDADELARHRDHLEELVHERTAELEAANRELEAFSYSASHDLRAPLRAIDGFTQALAEDAGPELNARARDDLFRVTAAARRMEGLIDNLLGLARIARMPIERKPVDMSQLARNIAAELRRAAPDRKVEFMIPDGLTALADRTLVSLALQNLLSNAWKFTSQHATARIEFGQTLADRERIWFVRDDGAGFDMAYVDKVFAPFQRLHTEREFPGSGIGLTIVQRIVGRHGGRVWIEGGVEKGTTCWFTLEPATADRGSMPEIRESALDTPKEG, translated from the coding sequence ATGCCCGTTAGGCGTAACCCCAAGCCGAAACGAACCACACCGAAACCGCGCCGCCAGGACACCATCCTGCGGGCGCTTACTGAAAGCCCGACCGACACTCAAATCCTCACCCTCGACCGCAGCTATCGTTACACATCGTTCAACGCCTGCCACCGGCAGGAGATGAAGAAGCACCATGGCGTGGACATCAAGCGCGGCATGTGCCCGCTCAGTTTCATGAGTGTCCCCCAGGCCAGGGAGATGATGCAGTGGAGCATGAACCGGGCGCTCGCCGGGGAGAGCTTCACCACCGTCGAGTCTCGGCCCGGCGGTGTCAACTGGGGTGAATTCGATTGGAATCCGGTCCGCACTGCCAGCGGCAAAGTGACCGGCCTGACTATCCTCGTCAGGAATATCACCAGACGCAAACGGGTCGAAGCGGCGCTGGCCGAGAGCGAACTCAAGTACCGCAGTCTGTTCGAGTCCTCGAGCGACGCCATCATGCTGCTCACGGCCGACAAGTTCTTCGACTGCAATCCGGCTACGCTGAGAGTGTTCGGGTACTCGACCCGCGAGGAGTTCCTCGGCAAGCACCCGGCCGATGTCTCGCCGCCCTGTCAGGCCGACGGCCGGGATTCGCGCGCTGCCGCCGATGAGAAGATCGCGATTGCGCTCCGCGAGGGCCGCAACCACTTCGAGTGGCTCCACCAGCGGGCCGATGGCTCGGTCTTCCCGGCCGACGTGCTGCTCACGCCGATGGTCTTTCGCGGCCAGCGGATACTGCAGGCGACCGTGCGCGACATCTCCGACCGCAAGCGGACTGATGCGGCGCTGGCCGACAGCGAGGCACGGTACCGCCGGCTCGTCGAGGACATGGGCGAGGGAATCGGGATGACCGATATAGAGGAGCGCTTCTCCTTCGCGAACCGGGCCGCGGACGAGCTGTTCGGACTCCCCCGCGGCGGCCTCGTCGGCCGCAAGGTACTTGAGTTCCTCGACCTCAAGCAGGCAGACGTAGTCCGCCAGCAGACCGCGCGTCGACGGAACGGTGAGACCGACACATACAACCTCGATATCACACGCCCGGACGGAACGAAGCGGACCACCCTGGTCACCGCTTCGCCGCAGCAGGACGCCCGGGGCAGGTTCCTCGGGACGTTCGCCATCTTCCGCGACGTCACCGAGAGGCGGCAGCACCGACTGCAGGTGGAGGCCGAGCGAGACCGGCTGCGGCGCATCCTCGATGCGATGCCGGACGGCGTGTACCTTGTCGGCCAGGACTGCGTAATCCAGTACGTCAACCCGGCGCTGCTCTCCCGCGCCGGACCGGTCAATGGCCGCAAGTGCTATGAGTACCTCATGGGCAGGCCCGAACCGTGTCCGGACTGCCCCAACCCCAAGGTCCTTGCCGGCGAGACGACGCGGCGGGAGTACACCATACCGAGCGGCGAGATCACCTATGACATCCAGGATGTGCGGGTGACCGGCGATGACGGACGCCCGGCCCGGCTTGTTTTCCTGCGCGACATTACCGAACGCCTGCGGACCGAAACCGCCCTGCGCGAGAGCGAGAGCCGCTTCCGGCAACTGGCCAATTCGCTGCCACAACTTGTCTGGACGTGTGCGCCGGACGGGCCGTGCGACTTCCTCAACGAGCAGTGGGTGGAATACACCGGCATTCCGGCTGAGCCGCAGCTCGGGTTCGGCTGGTTGGAACAGCTCCATCCTGATGACCGCGGACCAACCGTCGCTGCCTGGAACGCCGCGGTGACTTCCGGCTCAACCTTCCACGTCGAGTTCAGAATCCGCCGCCGCGACGGCGAGTACCGATGGTTTGATACTCGTGCGGTACGGTTGAGCAATGCCGAGGGCCACACGGTGAAGTGGTTCGGTACCAACACCGACATTACCGAACACAAGCTGGCCGAGCTGCGCGAACGGCAGCACCTCGATGATACCGCACTGCTCCGCGACACCGCCGTCGGGTTTATCCAGCTCGGTCGCGACGCCGACATCTATCAGTACGTCGCTGACCGTCTGCACCGACTGATCGGCAAGGCCTATGTCATCGTCAACTCCTACGACGAAGCGGCTGACCGGTTTACGGTCCGCGCCGTCGCCGGCATCGGCGCCCGTCTGGAGACCGTTCTCAAAGTCCTGGGCCGAAACCCGATTGGCACGGAGTTTACGCTCGCCCAGGAACATCGGCCCGAGTATGCTTCTGAGAAGCTGCTGAGGTTCGAGGACGGCATCAGGGGTCTCGCCTACGGTCAGTTGCGCAAAGGCCTGGCACGGACCATCGAGAGGACATTCGACATCGGTGGCACATATGCGATAGGCATTCACTGGCGGGGTCGGATTCTGGGCACGCTGAACTTCCTGATGCGCCGAGGCGCGGAAGTCCACGACCCGGAAGCCGTCGAGGCATTTGTCAATCAAGCCGCTATCGCGATCCAGCACCGGCGCGACGCCGATGAACTGGCCCGGCACCGCGACCACCTCGAGGAACTGGTGCACGAGCGGACCGCCGAGCTCGAGGCGGCGAACCGCGAACTGGAGGCGTTCTCCTACTCGGCCTCACACGACCTGCGCGCGCCGCTGCGGGCGATTGACGGGTTCACGCAGGCGCTGGCTGAGGACGCGGGGCCCGAACTCAACGCGCGCGCGCGCGACGACCTCTTCCGGGTGACGGCAGCGGCCCGGCGGATGGAAGGATTGATTGACAACCTGCTCGGCCTCGCCCGCATCGCCCGTATGCCGATCGAACGGAAGCCCGTCGACATGAGTCAGCTTGCCCGCAACATCGCTGCCGAGTTGAGGCGTGCCGCCCCGGACCGGAAGGTGGAGTTCATGATCCCGGACGGCCTCACCGCGCTCGCCGACCGGACCCTGGTTTCGCTGGCGCTGCAGAACCTGTTGAGCAACGCCTGGAAGTTCACGTCCCAGCACGCGACGGCGCGCATCGAGTTCGGCCAGACGCTCGCCGACCGCGAACGGATCTGGTTCGTGCGCGACGACGGTGCGGGCTTCGACATGGCCTACGTCGACAAGGTCTTCGCCCCGTTCCAGCGCCTGCATACCGAGCGGGAGTTCCCCGGCTCCGGTATCGGGTTGACCATCGTGCAGCGCATCGTGGGGCGTCACGGCGGAAGGGTATGGATCGAAGGCGGTGTCGAGAAGGGTACAACCTGCTGGTTCACGCTCGAACCGGCAACAGCGGATCGAGGCTCGATGCCCGAAATCCGGGAATCGGCACTCGACACTCCGAAGGAGGGATAA
- a CDS encoding ATP-grasp ribosomal peptide maturase: protein MLLIVTGSDDVTADLVVAELNVLGGRFIRLNTESYPSSAAVELRYSGGTATGLLHTVHGDVPLDSIETVWFRKPNPPSVSPAVVDEQARSFARQECEAMLSGFYRVLARSFWVSSPDVIRRANDKLLQLAAAQEVGFAVPDTLVTTDPQAARRFCVSGGSERIVKPLKSGAVECPDGKLELIYTSVVTQADVSNIDLVAFSPCLFQEYVPKLYEVRVTIIGERIFAVGIDSQASASSKVDWRRNNCQGLRYFELELPDEVAAKCRQFVEWYGLQFSAMDFVVTPKHEYVFLENNPNGQWAWLDLELRNGMTRYMAEFLLSRSRQGRARV from the coding sequence ATGCTGCTTATTGTCACGGGCAGTGACGACGTCACTGCGGACCTCGTCGTGGCGGAACTGAACGTCCTGGGCGGCAGATTCATCCGTCTCAACACTGAGAGCTACCCATCATCGGCCGCGGTCGAACTCCGCTACTCAGGGGGAACAGCAACTGGTCTACTGCATACAGTCCACGGTGACGTTCCTCTGGACTCCATCGAGACCGTCTGGTTCCGCAAACCTAATCCACCATCTGTATCGCCGGCGGTCGTGGATGAGCAGGCCCGCTCCTTCGCACGGCAGGAGTGCGAGGCCATGTTGAGTGGGTTCTACCGCGTGTTGGCGCGCTCGTTTTGGGTCAGTAGTCCCGACGTGATCCGACGCGCGAATGACAAACTACTTCAGCTCGCCGCCGCCCAGGAGGTCGGATTCGCAGTTCCTGATACACTCGTTACGACCGACCCACAAGCAGCAAGGCGGTTCTGCGTGTCGGGCGGCAGCGAGAGAATCGTGAAACCACTGAAGTCGGGCGCGGTCGAGTGTCCGGATGGCAAGCTTGAGCTCATATACACCTCGGTCGTTACTCAGGCGGACGTCTCCAACATCGACCTGGTGGCGTTCTCGCCCTGCCTCTTTCAGGAGTACGTACCCAAGCTATATGAAGTTCGGGTCACCATAATTGGCGAACGAATCTTTGCCGTGGGCATTGACAGCCAAGCTAGCGCATCGTCCAAGGTAGATTGGCGCAGAAACAACTGCCAGGGGCTGCGATACTTCGAGCTTGAGTTGCCAGACGAGGTAGCGGCCAAATGCCGCCAGTTCGTGGAATGGTATGGGCTTCAGTTCTCTGCTATGGACTTTGTGGTCACTCCGAAACACGAGTACGTGTTCCTAGAGAACAATCCGAATGGACAATGGGCTTGGCTAGACCTTGAACTGAGAAACGGTATGACGAGGTACATGGCAGAGTTCTTGCTCTCAAGGAGCAGACAAGGGAGAGCCCGTGTGTAG
- a CDS encoding HNH endonuclease: MAFDEETIEWVYRRTDGHCHLCRKKLSLKNYGATGARMSWHIDHSVAQARGGTDHRNNLYPACIHCNTSKQDKGSRTVRAAHGHTKAPLSKDKKKQIKSRNAVIGGVIGGAVGAILGPLGAAGGAAIGAGIGHSIDPDE, encoded by the coding sequence ATGGCTTTCGATGAAGAGACGATAGAATGGGTCTATAGACGTACCGACGGGCACTGCCATCTGTGCCGTAAGAAGCTAAGCCTCAAGAACTACGGTGCTACTGGTGCGAGAATGTCGTGGCACATAGATCACTCGGTAGCGCAGGCCCGAGGCGGGACAGATCACCGGAACAACTTGTATCCGGCCTGCATTCACTGCAATACGAGTAAGCAAGATAAGGGGTCGCGAACGGTGCGCGCGGCCCACGGCCACACGAAGGCACCGCTATCCAAGGACAAGAAGAAGCAGATAAAGAGCCGCAACGCTGTGATAGGCGGCGTCATCGGCGGCGCAGTCGGTGCCATCTTGGGGCCACTGGGTGCCGCAGGTGGAGCCGCGATTGGTGCCGGCATAGGCCACAGCATTGACCCGGATGAGTAG
- a CDS encoding DUF1801 domain-containing protein, with amino-acid sequence MIEARIEELGDWRGELLSRLRTLIKEAVPGVVEEWKWRGTPVWSHDGMICTGETYKDHVKMTFAKGASLDDPDHLFTQEGTVRRAIDFHEGDKLNEKALKALIRAAAALNKSKAGQ; translated from the coding sequence ATGATAGAAGCGAGAATCGAGGAGCTGGGTGACTGGAGGGGCGAGTTGCTGTCCCGGCTCCGCACCCTGATCAAGGAGGCGGTACCGGGAGTGGTCGAAGAGTGGAAGTGGAGAGGGACGCCAGTCTGGTCGCACGACGGGATGATATGCACCGGCGAGACGTACAAGGACCACGTGAAGATGACCTTCGCCAAGGGCGCTTCTTTGGACGACCCGGACCATTTGTTCACCCAGGAAGGAACGGTAAGGCGCGCTATCGACTTCCACGAGGGCGACAAGCTGAACGAGAAAGCGCTGAAGGCCCTCATCCGCGCCGCTGCGGCCCTGAACAAGTCGAAAGCTGGCCAGTAG
- a CDS encoding metal ABC transporter substrate-binding protein, translating into MKKILWLLTSLLFLAGSEAYAKLTVAASLPDLASIAAYVGGDRVSAFSIARPNADPHSVEVLPSYMVRVSRADVYLKVGMSLDQWADQIIDGSRNGRIRIVDCSNGIAVLEKPGKVDASLGDVHPEGNPHYWLDPENGMLVAQTIADALTAADPSGAATYSANLDRFKAEVTRKMAVWKVTAAAIPNRTILTYHSSWPYFAQAFGFTIPAHIEPIPGIPPNAGHLAHLVKIIKEQQVTAVISEPYYSDDAANFLARETGVKLFKITPSCADASPNSYLDHFQQIFDALKGN; encoded by the coding sequence ATGAAGAAGATACTTTGGCTCTTGACCTCTCTGCTTTTCCTGGCCGGTTCCGAGGCCTATGCCAAGCTGACCGTGGCGGCCTCGCTGCCGGACCTGGCCTCGATCGCGGCCTATGTTGGGGGTGATCGGGTGAGCGCCTTTTCCATCGCCCGCCCCAACGCCGATCCCCATTCCGTCGAAGTGCTTCCGTCCTACATGGTTCGGGTGTCCCGGGCGGACGTTTACCTGAAGGTAGGCATGAGCCTCGACCAGTGGGCCGACCAGATCATCGACGGCTCCCGGAACGGCAGGATAAGAATCGTGGACTGCTCCAATGGGATCGCGGTGCTCGAGAAGCCCGGCAAGGTGGACGCCTCGTTGGGCGATGTCCATCCCGAGGGCAATCCGCATTACTGGCTGGACCCCGAGAACGGGATGCTGGTCGCCCAGACCATCGCCGATGCTCTGACTGCTGCGGATCCCTCCGGGGCTGCAACGTACAGCGCCAACCTGGACCGTTTCAAGGCCGAGGTCACCCGGAAAATGGCTGTCTGGAAGGTTACTGCTGCGGCCATCCCGAATCGAACGATCTTGACCTACCATTCCTCCTGGCCCTATTTTGCCCAGGCGTTCGGATTCACGATCCCGGCTCACATCGAGCCCATACCGGGCATCCCGCCCAATGCCGGGCACCTGGCCCACCTGGTGAAGATCATCAAGGAACAGCAAGTGACCGCGGTCATCTCAGAGCCTTATTACTCGGACGACGCGGCCAACTTTCTCGCCCGCGAGACCGGCGTCAAGTTGTTCAAGATCACCCCGTCCTGCGCGGACGCCTCACCCAATTCCTACCTGGACCACTTCCAGCAGATCTTCGACGCCCTGAAGGGAAATTGA
- a CDS encoding endonuclease NucS domain-containing protein — MRFDSQEQVNPGECIVHIERLGARPKEANAVAEESRGQREFVARIENELEDVVASDVEAIENGLKLYKDASGRAGRQYPTDVGEIDLLCVRPNGDFVVVELKLDRASDSAVGQVSRYMGWIKQHLAGTSDVRGVIVARQFDRKLKYAVAANPSISVVYYRLQFQIVTEEEARRASDS, encoded by the coding sequence GTGAGGTTCGACAGTCAGGAACAGGTGAACCCCGGCGAGTGCATCGTACACATCGAGAGGCTGGGAGCGCGACCCAAGGAGGCCAATGCTGTCGCAGAGGAAAGCAGGGGCCAGAGGGAGTTCGTCGCGCGGATCGAGAACGAGCTTGAGGATGTCGTCGCGAGTGATGTCGAGGCGATTGAGAACGGCCTGAAGCTCTACAAGGATGCGTCCGGCCGCGCCGGAAGGCAGTACCCGACCGACGTCGGCGAGATAGACCTCCTTTGTGTCCGTCCTAACGGTGACTTCGTGGTAGTCGAATTGAAACTCGACAGGGCGTCAGACAGCGCAGTGGGGCAAGTGTCAAGATACATGGGCTGGATCAAACAGCATTTGGCCGGCACCAGTGACGTGCGAGGCGTGATCGTCGCGCGGCAGTTCGACAGGAAGCTCAAGTACGCGGTGGCAGCGAACCCCTCTATCAGCGTCGTCTACTACAGGCTACAGTTCCAGATTGTGACCGAGGAGGAGGCCCGACGCGCCAGCGACAGCTAA